A stretch of DNA from Microbacterium croceum:
ACTTAGTGAGGTTTCCGTGGGTTCTGTCATCAAGAAGCGCCGCAAGCGCATGGCGAAGAAGAAGCACCGCAAGCTGCTTCGCAAGACTCGCCACCAGCGCCGCAACAAGAAGTAAGCGGCCAGACACGAGCGCCTGTCTTCGGACGGGCGCTTTGTGTCTCTGCGCCGCGTGAGCATCCGCAACATCGTGAGGACGTCATGAAGTCGATCACCGTCACCGAACTCGCCGAGCGCTCCGGCACGCCGCTCATCGACGTGCGCGAGACCGACGAGTTCGCCGCCGGCCATGTGCCCGGCGCCGTCAACATCCCCATGTCGGTGATCGGCAACCGTCTGGACGAGCTCCCCAGCGAGGCCTTCGATGTGATCTGCCAGGCCGGCGGGCGCTCCGCGCGTGTGGTCGAGGCGCTCGAGGCGCGCGGTTACGACGCCACGAACGTCGAGGGCGGCACGGGCGAGTGGATCGCTCAGGGACGCGCGCTGGAGGTGCCGTCGGCGTGACCACCCTCACGCTCATCGGCAAGCCCGACTGCCATCTCTGCGATGTCGCCTCCGAAGTGATCGACGCCGTCGTCGCCGAACTTCCGGATGCCGCCGCCGAAAGCATCGAGATCGTCGAGGCGTCGATCCAGGACGACCCCGCTCTCTACGAGCTGTGGTGGGAGAAGATCCCGGTCGTCCTGATCGACGGAGAACTGCACGCGCACTGGCGGGTCTCGCCCGACCGCTTGCGCCATGCCCTAGAAGAAGCCGTCCGAGGCGGGGCACTGACCCCGCAGGAGGAGTCGCGATGACCGTTCGCCATGTCGTGATCTGGAAGCTCGCCGCGGAGGATGCCGCAGAGCGCCGCGCGCAGGCCGAGGAGGTCGCCCGCCGGCTCAACGCCCTCGACGGTGTGGTGCCCCAGCTGCTGTCGATCTCCGCCGGCGCGAACAGCGCCTACCCCGAGACGAATGCCGATGTCACGCTCGTCGCCGACTTCGAGAGCATCGCCGCGCTCGAGGAGTACCAGGTGCACCCGGCCCACGAAGAGGCCGCCGCGTACATCCGCACGGTGGTCGCCTCGCGCGTCGCCGTCGACTTCGATCTCTGACTCCGTCGAACGTCACTTTTCGTCACACTTGCAACACAAACGTGATCCGCCAGGGGCCGATCTCGTTGGTGGCCGCGTCGAACAGCGTGTTTAGATGAACTCCTAACCCGTCCGTGGGCGTCTCAGCCCTCGTCTCATAGGAGCTGTCATGCAGCGTCGCACCATCTTCGCCGGGCTCGCGCTCGCGGCGACCGCCACTCTCGCTCTCGCCGGTTGCGCGACCAATGCCGGCTCCGGCTCGGGCACGGGCTCCGAAGAGCCGGCAGCGGGCGCGGACTACGGCCTGGTCGAGGCCGGCACGCTCACGGTCTGCTCCGACATCCCCTACGCACCGTTCGAGTTCGAGGGTGGAGACAACGGCACCGGCTACACCGGCTTCGACATCGACCTGCTCGACGCGATCGCCAAGAAGCTCGACCTCAAGCTCGCCGTGCAGGACGTCGGATTCGACGCGCTGCAGTCCGGCACGACTCTCGCCGCAGGCACCTGCGACGTCGGAGCCTCGGCGATGACGATCACCGATGAGCGCAAGGCGAACATCGACTTCTCCGACCCGTACTACGACTCGCTGCAGTCGCTGCTGGTCCGCACCGACTCGGGCATCGAGTCGATCGACGACCTCTCCGGCAAGAACGTCGGCGTGCAGCAGGGCACCACGGGCGAGACCTACGCCGGTGAGAACGCCAAGGGCGCCGAGCTCGTGCAGTACCCCTCCGACGGCGAGCTGTGGCCGGCGATGCAGGCCGGTCAGATCGACGCGATCCTGCAGGACCAGCCGGTGAACCTCGAGCACGAGAAGGCCGACTCCGCCTACAAGATCGTCGAGACGTACAACACCGACGAGTCCTACGGCTTCGCCTTCGCGAAGGGCGAGAAGGATGCTCTCCTCGAGGCCGTCAACGGCGCGCTGCAGGAGCTGCGTGACAGCGGCGACTACCAGACGATCTACGACAACTACTTCACCGCGAAGTAATCGGCAGGCACGGTAGGTCGGGAGGACCTTGACAATGGCGTTGAGGCGCACCACCAAGAGCAAGCTGTACCGGTACATCGTCTATGCGGTGCTGATCGCGATCCTCGTCTGGGCGATCGTCGGCACCGACTGGGCGAAGATCGGACCGCTGTTCTTCAACCCCGAGATCGCGATCAAGATGTTCCCGGGGATCATCACGACAGCGCTCGTGAACACCCTGTGGTTCACCGCGGTGGCGTTCATCGCGGGGCTGCTGCTCGGGATCGTGCTGGCGCTGCTGAAGCTGTCGAGCATCGGACCGTTCCGCTGGATCGCCACGGCCTGGATCGAGTTGTTCCGCGGACTGCCCGCGATCCTCACGATCTTCGCCGTGGCGTTCATCCTGCCGATCGCCTCGGGCATCCCGGGCAAGGACCTCGGTGGTCCGGTCGTGCTGGGACTCGTCGGCCTCGTGCTCGTCGCCTCGGCC
This window harbors:
- a CDS encoding 30S ribosomal protein bS22; the encoded protein is MGSVIKKRRKRMAKKKHRKLLRKTRHQRRNKK
- a CDS encoding rhodanese-like domain-containing protein — its product is MKSITVTELAERSGTPLIDVRETDEFAAGHVPGAVNIPMSVIGNRLDELPSEAFDVICQAGGRSARVVEALEARGYDATNVEGGTGEWIAQGRALEVPSA
- a CDS encoding glutaredoxin family protein, whose product is MTTLTLIGKPDCHLCDVASEVIDAVVAELPDAAAESIEIVEASIQDDPALYELWWEKIPVVLIDGELHAHWRVSPDRLRHALEEAVRGGALTPQEESR
- a CDS encoding Dabb family protein: MTVRHVVIWKLAAEDAAERRAQAEEVARRLNALDGVVPQLLSISAGANSAYPETNADVTLVADFESIAALEEYQVHPAHEEAAAYIRTVVASRVAVDFDL
- a CDS encoding basic amino acid ABC transporter substrate-binding protein; protein product: MQRRTIFAGLALAATATLALAGCATNAGSGSGTGSEEPAAGADYGLVEAGTLTVCSDIPYAPFEFEGGDNGTGYTGFDIDLLDAIAKKLDLKLAVQDVGFDALQSGTTLAAGTCDVGASAMTITDERKANIDFSDPYYDSLQSLLVRTDSGIESIDDLSGKNVGVQQGTTGETYAGENAKGAELVQYPSDGELWPAMQAGQIDAILQDQPVNLEHEKADSAYKIVETYNTDESYGFAFAKGEKDALLEAVNGALQELRDSGDYQTIYDNYFTAK
- a CDS encoding amino acid ABC transporter permease; this encodes MALRRTTKSKLYRYIVYAVLIAILVWAIVGTDWAKIGPLFFNPEIAIKMFPGIITTALVNTLWFTAVAFIAGLLLGIVLALLKLSSIGPFRWIATAWIELFRGLPAILTIFAVAFILPIASGIPGKDLGGPVVLGLVGLVLVASAYMAETIRAGIQAVPKGQTEAARSLGMSPMKTTFWIIVPQGFRIIIPPLTNEFVLLLKDTSLLFVAGTFIWSKELTNFARDASTQNTNATPLIMAAILYLIVTIPLTRFSAYLERRMSRQR